Proteins from a genomic interval of Asticcacaulis sp. AND118:
- the flgB gene encoding flagellar basal body rod protein FlgB gives MSTENIGLLGALKDKMTWLGQRQKLVAQNVANATTPGFKPRDLKRMDFEAVMKGQQEQTGLGMRLTEAGHMSAEGTGTFAPKSMIAPDSETTMDGNSVVLEEQMLKMAESRMQYEAALGFYQKTMGLIRMAGKAPGR, from the coding sequence ATGAGCACGGAAAATATCGGCCTCCTGGGGGCGCTGAAGGACAAGATGACCTGGCTGGGCCAGCGTCAGAAGCTGGTGGCGCAGAACGTCGCCAACGCCACGACTCCGGGCTTCAAGCCGCGCGATCTCAAGCGCATGGACTTCGAGGCGGTGATGAAGGGCCAGCAGGAACAGACCGGACTGGGGATGCGCCTGACCGAAGCCGGGCACATGAGCGCCGAAGGGACGGGCACATTCGCCCCTAAATCGATGATCGCGCCGGATTCGGAAACGACCATGGACGGCAATTCGGTCGTGCTGGAAGAGCAGATGCTCAAAATGGCCGAGAGCCGCATGCAGTACGAAGCGGCGCTGGGCTTCTATCAGAAGACGATGGGCCTGATCCGTATGGCGGGCAAGGCCCCGGGCCGTTAA
- a CDS encoding flagellar biosynthetic protein FliO: MDVFLSILRAAFALAIVLGLVLGLAYGLRRYAPQLLARFQAQRGERRMNVVETLVLDPARRLVLVRIDDEERLLLLGEGQELIEPRQRPAPKPQPAPPATVNRPVL, encoded by the coding sequence ATGGACGTGTTCCTGAGTATATTGCGCGCGGCCTTCGCGCTGGCCATCGTACTGGGGCTGGTGCTCGGCCTCGCTTATGGCCTGCGTCGTTACGCGCCGCAACTGCTGGCGCGTTTTCAGGCTCAGCGCGGCGAGCGGCGCATGAACGTCGTCGAGACCCTGGTGCTCGACCCGGCGCGCCGGCTGGTGCTGGTGCGTATCGACGACGAGGAGCGCCTTCTGCTGCTGGGCGAAGGACAGGAACTGATCGAGCCGCGGCAACGGCCTGCGCCCAAGCCGCAACCCGCGCCGCCCGCCACCGTCAACCGTCCGGTGCTGTGA
- the fliP gene encoding flagellar type III secretion system pore protein FliP (The bacterial flagellar biogenesis protein FliP forms a type III secretion system (T3SS)-type pore required for flagellar assembly.) encodes MIFPGDVLAQSINLDLGQGGTLTARVVQMLGLLTVLSLAPSIVIMTTSFIRIVVVLSLLRTALGLQQSPPNAVLISLAMFLSAVVMAPTYQAAYDAGIRPLMDQEMEMPQAFDAASEPVKTFMLSQVDAGDLNLFIRLSKVEKPADNMDLPVTVITPAFMISELKTAFLIGFLLFIPFLVIDLVVASVLMSMGMMMLPPVVVSLPFKLIFFVLVDGWRLVCGSLVESFTKAGGAGS; translated from the coding sequence ATGATCTTCCCCGGCGACGTGCTGGCGCAGTCGATCAATCTCGACCTGGGGCAGGGCGGCACCCTGACGGCGCGCGTGGTGCAGATGCTCGGCCTTCTGACCGTGCTGTCGCTGGCACCGTCCATCGTCATCATGACCACCTCCTTCATCCGCATCGTGGTGGTGCTGTCGCTGCTGAGAACCGCCCTCGGCCTGCAGCAGAGCCCGCCCAATGCCGTTCTGATCTCGCTGGCCATGTTCCTGTCGGCCGTGGTCATGGCCCCCACCTATCAGGCGGCCTACGACGCCGGCATCCGCCCGCTGATGGATCAGGAAATGGAGATGCCGCAGGCCTTCGACGCAGCCTCGGAGCCGGTCAAGACCTTTATGCTGTCTCAGGTCGATGCTGGCGATCTCAACCTGTTCATCCGCCTGTCGAAGGTCGAGAAACCTGCCGACAATATGGATTTGCCGGTGACGGTGATCACGCCGGCCTTCATGATCTCGGAGCTGAAGACGGCGTTTCTGATCGGCTTTTTGCTGTTCATCCCGTTTCTGGTGATCGACCTCGTCGTCGCCTCGGTGCTGATGAGCATGGGCATGATGATGCTGCCGCCGGTGGTGGTGTCCCTGCCGTTCAAGCTGATCTTCTTCGTGCTGGTCGACGGCTGGCGGCTGGTGTGCGGGTCGCTGGTCGAAAGCTTCACCAAGGCCGGGGGCGCGGGGAGTTAG
- a CDS encoding type II toxin-antitoxin system RelE/ParE family toxin: MIVAFSAKAIADLEDIAFYIAEDNETRALSFTDEIERKCLSLANLSYRGAMRPNLGQNIRILSHGRYNIYYRVGDEVEILRILHGARQVDEGEI; this comes from the coding sequence ATGATCGTCGCTTTTTCCGCCAAGGCCATCGCTGATTTGGAAGATATTGCCTTTTATATCGCCGAAGATAATGAAACTCGCGCTTTGAGCTTTACTGACGAGATAGAGAGAAAGTGTCTATCTCTTGCAAACCTATCCTATCGCGGGGCGATGCGTCCTAATCTTGGACAAAATATCCGCATATTGTCGCACGGGCGCTACAACATCTATTACCGCGTAGGCGATGAGGTCGAAATCCTTCGCATCCTGCACGGCGCGCGGCAGGTCGACGAGGGCGAGATCTAA
- a CDS encoding type II toxin-antitoxin system ParD family antitoxin, translating into MPTSVALSPHFEDFIKAQIASGRYNNVSEVVREGLRLLEDRELEKQRRLDELRAEIVKGMEGPFIPAEQVFAELRQKLTDRARNKG; encoded by the coding sequence ATGCCGACATCCGTCGCTCTCAGCCCGCATTTCGAAGACTTCATTAAGGCGCAGATCGCCAGCGGTCGCTACAATAATGTCAGCGAAGTGGTGCGCGAAGGCCTGCGTCTGCTTGAGGACCGCGAACTGGAGAAGCAGCGGCGGCTGGATGAACTGCGCGCCGAAATCGTCAAGGGAATGGAGGGCCCGTTTATCCCGGCAGAACAGGTGTTTGCGGAGCTACGGCAGAAACTGACTGACAGGGCGCGAAATAAGGGATGA
- a CDS encoding nucleoside hydrolase, whose amino-acid sequence MFDRRTLLLSSLALSVTGPVLAQGRKPVPVIFHTDIGGDVDDTFALLYLLRRPELDLKLVATDAGSPDYKARLTGKLLTLAKRTDVAIAMGRPKGEETGAQSDWLGDYRLDDYPGVVRRDAAQAMIDTVMTSPEPVTILSVGPATELAEALKREPQLAKKARFIGMFGSVRIGYKGVAPADAEYNVKIDPAALRTIFEADWISCAITPLDTCGLVTLDGPDWRKLWDSRDPFAVACIENSKVWLPNAPWMAKDFDLSKQSSVQFDAVAVEMAFDESRLVMETLPLSVTDEGMTLIDPVKGRPVRVATQWKDLAGFKRELVEALTRAA is encoded by the coding sequence ATGTTCGACCGCCGCACCCTGCTTCTATCGTCCCTGGCCCTGTCGGTAACGGGGCCAGTGCTCGCTCAGGGCCGCAAGCCCGTGCCGGTGATCTTTCACACCGATATCGGCGGAGATGTGGATGACACTTTCGCGCTGCTCTACCTGCTGCGGCGGCCGGAACTGGACCTGAAGCTGGTGGCGACCGATGCCGGCAGCCCGGACTACAAGGCGCGTCTGACGGGTAAGCTTCTGACCCTGGCGAAGCGTACCGACGTCGCCATCGCCATGGGCCGCCCCAAGGGTGAAGAGACCGGCGCGCAATCCGACTGGTTGGGCGACTACAGGCTTGACGACTATCCCGGCGTGGTCCGCAGGGACGCGGCTCAGGCCATGATCGACACGGTGATGACCTCGCCGGAACCCGTGACCATCCTCAGCGTCGGCCCGGCCACCGAACTGGCCGAGGCGCTGAAACGCGAGCCGCAACTGGCGAAGAAGGCGCGCTTTATCGGCATGTTTGGCTCGGTGCGCATCGGTTATAAGGGCGTCGCCCCGGCGGATGCCGAATACAACGTCAAGATCGATCCGGCGGCGCTGCGCACCATTTTCGAAGCCGACTGGATCAGTTGCGCGATCACGCCGCTCGATACCTGCGGGCTGGTGACGCTGGACGGTCCGGACTGGCGGAAACTGTGGGACAGCCGCGATCCGTTCGCCGTGGCCTGCATTGAAAATTCCAAGGTGTGGCTGCCCAATGCGCCGTGGATGGCCAAGGACTTCGACTTGAGCAAACAAAGCTCGGTGCAGTTCGACGCGGTGGCCGTCGAGATGGCCTTCGACGAGTCGCGGCTGGTCATGGAAACCCTGCCGCTCAGCGTGACCGACGAGGGGATGACCCTCATCGATCCGGTCAAGGGCCGGCCTGTGCGCGTGGCGACGCAATGGAAGGACCTGGCCGGCTTCAAGCGCGAACTGGTCGAGGCGCTGACGCGCGCCGCTTGA